One Acinetobacter pullicarnis genomic region harbors:
- a CDS encoding ubiquinone biosynthesis accessory factor UbiJ: MWSILALGAAERLIHHGIDLDAITRVQLNQLQGKMLRVILDSPQLSVDVFFDDNKVRLEPTVTGQAEKPSVFEQRPFDQALVIREATATLHVNNVVALFKLLMSDEVGTIPVQGDYHLLQDIQRIMQQAEPDVAAHLSRWVSPSLAHEIGKLQSLPKHLKRSLQSKLFFAEDFIKEDSGLFAPRWQMDDLQQHTRQLNQNIDRLEAKIQQLQVQLNSNQD, encoded by the coding sequence ATGTGGTCAATTTTGGCACTTGGTGCAGCAGAACGTTTAATTCACCATGGTATCGATCTGGATGCGATTACTCGCGTCCAACTCAATCAATTGCAAGGCAAAATGTTGCGCGTAATCCTTGATTCACCCCAACTTTCTGTCGATGTATTCTTCGATGACAATAAGGTTCGTTTAGAACCTACGGTCACTGGTCAAGCCGAAAAACCGTCTGTTTTTGAACAACGTCCGTTTGATCAGGCCTTGGTTATTCGCGAAGCAACAGCTACCTTGCATGTGAACAATGTGGTTGCTTTGTTTAAGCTGCTGATGAGCGATGAAGTCGGTACCATTCCAGTGCAAGGCGATTACCATCTGCTGCAAGATATTCAGCGGATAATGCAACAGGCAGAGCCTGATGTGGCTGCGCACTTAAGTCGTTGGGTTAGCCCAAGTTTGGCGCATGAAATTGGCAAATTACAAAGCCTGCCCAAACACCTCAAACGTTCTTTGCAAAGTAAATTATTTTTTGCAGAAGATTTTATTAAAGAAGACAGCGGACTATTTGCCCCACGCTGGCAAATGGACGATCTGCAGCAGCACACCCGCCAACTCAATCAAAACATTGATCGGCTTGAAGCTAAAATTCAACAGCTTCAAGTGCAGCTTAACTCCAATCAAGACTAG
- a CDS encoding ABC1 kinase family protein translates to MIPHVSRLLELWRIAAHYRLDTLFPAEELPEKARHILAIIRLHPAAWSSRERKNPLKLKQALEDMGPLAIKMGQLLSTRRDLISPEILSQLVLLQDQVKPFSVDVAKVRIQQSLKADITTLFARFDEQPLAAASIAQVHTAALHDGREVVVKVTRPNIRQQILQDFEILEWLGISLEKRLEAARALHLSEIIQNYRHIILNELDLTLEADNTRRMRHHFTGSSMMYVPEVYMDSKDVMVAERITGVPISDTATFDALGMDRADLAEKGLTIFFTQVFRDNFFHADMHPGNVFVETIHPQNPRFIALDCAIMGELSKHDQMTVARMLLAVMNSNFMQLIQIVHQAGWIPPGTDQDALSREMRRTVGPMVSKPMDQLDFAGILIQIMDIARRFHLEIPPQLMLLLKTLVHVEGLGTDLYPQLDIWKLAKPILTEWIKANMNPVKNIKEIGQQIPDLLLGAHDLPGLLVDSLNGLKNQSYWHDKQLREIQSLRLNMELQQRRSWIYGSIIAVLLTIAIISPWYVSTALIVLASILAMWRMGK, encoded by the coding sequence ATGATTCCGCACGTTTCACGTTTATTAGAACTTTGGCGCATCGCTGCGCACTATAGACTCGACACGTTGTTTCCTGCGGAAGAACTTCCAGAAAAAGCTCGGCATATTTTGGCGATTATCCGCTTGCACCCTGCGGCTTGGTCGAGCCGTGAACGTAAAAACCCACTCAAGCTCAAACAAGCTTTAGAAGATATGGGCCCGTTGGCGATTAAAATGGGCCAATTGCTTTCAACCCGTCGCGACCTGATTTCACCTGAAATTTTATCGCAATTGGTGTTGTTACAAGACCAAGTCAAACCCTTTTCTGTTGATGTTGCCAAAGTGCGCATTCAACAGTCACTTAAAGCCGACATTACAACCTTATTTGCCCGTTTTGATGAACAGCCATTGGCTGCTGCATCAATTGCACAAGTGCATACTGCCGCTTTGCATGATGGTCGTGAAGTCGTCGTCAAAGTCACACGTCCCAATATTCGCCAGCAAATTCTGCAAGATTTTGAAATTTTAGAATGGCTGGGCATCAGTTTAGAGAAACGGCTTGAAGCGGCACGCGCACTGCATTTATCTGAGATTATTCAAAATTATCGCCATATTATTTTAAATGAACTCGATTTAACTTTAGAGGCCGACAACACCCGTCGGATGCGCCATCACTTTACCGGCTCCAGCATGATGTATGTGCCTGAAGTTTATATGGACAGTAAAGATGTGATGGTGGCTGAACGGATTACCGGTGTGCCGATTTCAGATACTGCGACCTTTGATGCTTTGGGGATGGACCGTGCCGACTTGGCAGAAAAAGGCTTAACCATTTTCTTCACTCAAGTGTTCCGCGATAACTTTTTCCATGCTGACATGCATCCGGGCAACGTTTTTGTTGAAACTATTCATCCGCAAAATCCACGCTTTATTGCCTTGGACTGCGCGATTATGGGCGAGCTCTCCAAGCACGACCAAATGACCGTAGCCCGCATGTTATTGGCGGTGATGAACAGCAACTTCATGCAGCTGATTCAGATTGTGCATCAGGCAGGCTGGATTCCACCCGGTACAGATCAAGATGCGCTGTCTCGTGAAATGCGCCGTACGGTTGGACCAATGGTATCTAAACCAATGGATCAATTGGACTTTGCCGGTATCCTCATTCAAATCATGGATATTGCACGACGGTTCCATTTGGAAATTCCACCGCAACTGATGCTGCTGTTAAAAACCTTGGTGCACGTTGAGGGCTTAGGTACAGATCTCTATCCACAATTGGATATTTGGAAACTGGCCAAACCCATTTTGACCGAATGGATCAAGGCCAACATGAATCCAGTCAAAAACATCAAAGAAATTGGTCAACAAATTCCAGATTTATTACTCGGTGCACACGACTTACCGGGACTATTGGTCGATAGCCTAAATGGTCTAAAAAACCAGTCTTACTGGCATGACAAACAACTGCGTGAAATACAGAGTCTACGTTTGAATATGGAGCTCCAACAACGTCGCAGCTGGATTTATGGCAGCATCATTGCGGTACTACTCACCATTGCCATTATTAGTCCATGGTATGTATCGACTGCCCTAATCGTGTTGGCAAGTATTTTGGCAATGTGGCGGATGGGCAAATAG
- a CDS encoding DUF4303 domain-containing protein, which produces MSPIQFDWQMVEAFATQQIIQAVTDVHQQHPHEQIYGALFFGFYGDGSAAYWPSVAIGTEQSLNTLVERYRVAENTTTHKINKLTASLRWSGPDLIYSAEPSTAEAACADAFTAVASQTQDFDEWEQLYNLFLACFPRAAKCASESLIHAALVSPDFIAIAADEAEELIALSLSPAQLQRHFPKHGS; this is translated from the coding sequence ATGAGTCCTATACAATTTGACTGGCAAATGGTTGAAGCCTTTGCAACCCAACAAATCATTCAAGCTGTCACCGATGTTCATCAGCAACATCCGCATGAACAGATTTACGGTGCACTCTTTTTTGGATTCTATGGTGATGGCAGCGCGGCCTATTGGCCCAGTGTTGCCATCGGGACCGAGCAAAGTCTCAATACTCTGGTCGAACGCTATCGCGTAGCTGAAAATACGACAACTCACAAAATAAATAAACTCACTGCATCCTTGCGTTGGTCTGGCCCAGACTTGATTTACAGTGCTGAGCCAAGTACAGCAGAAGCGGCCTGCGCCGATGCATTCACAGCTGTTGCCAGTCAGACCCAAGATTTTGATGAATGGGAACAACTATATAATTTATTCTTGGCCTGTTTTCCTCGGGCGGCTAAATGCGCCAGTGAAAGCTTGATACACGCTGCTCTTGTCAGCCCCGATTTCATCGCCATTGCCGCGGATGAAGCCGAGGAGTTAATTGCTCTCAGCCTAAGCCCTGCACAATTACAACGGCACTTCCCCAAACACGGCAGTTAA
- a CDS encoding aminotransferase class III-fold pyridoxal phosphate-dependent enzyme, with protein MNQFVENKTENTYKFWHALSHPNEWRTQEPLRIVKGDGLYVWDDKGHKMLDGFAGLWCVNVGHNRTEVKDAIKKQMDEISYYQLFAGVSHPLAEQLSNKLIEMTAEEDMAKVIYGSGGSDAVETAIKIARQYWVLKDQPKRTRIMSLKNAYHGVNLGGTSLNGMPVFKMNYGPLLEQCNQIESPWLYRNPWNCEDPDELARLVVDQFEREILYYGADTVAAFIAEPVQGAGGIIVPPEKFWPSLRKLCDKYEILLIADEVITGFGRSGHMFGSRGWGVKPDIMVLAKGLTSGYVPLSATLLNTRIEQAFHDNNDHKGLFMHGYTYGGHPLGCAAALAVLDIVEKENLPENAAKMGQYLLTELKKLEAQYPLIGEVRGKGLMIALDLVKDKNSREPIDAEGDIAARLTEACRSAGAVIRPIGTKLCLAPPLTIDQAGCDVLINALKSAFDQVQA; from the coding sequence ATGAATCAATTTGTTGAAAACAAGACTGAAAACACTTACAAATTTTGGCACGCACTCTCTCATCCAAATGAGTGGCGTACCCAAGAACCATTGCGCATTGTCAAAGGTGATGGCCTTTATGTTTGGGATGACAAAGGCCATAAAATGTTGGATGGTTTTGCAGGCCTATGGTGTGTCAATGTCGGTCACAATCGCACTGAAGTTAAAGATGCCATTAAAAAACAAATGGATGAAATCTCTTACTATCAACTATTTGCAGGCGTGAGCCACCCATTGGCTGAACAACTTTCCAATAAATTGATTGAAATGACGGCCGAAGAAGACATGGCAAAAGTCATTTATGGCAGTGGTGGTTCAGACGCCGTAGAGACCGCGATTAAAATTGCGCGTCAATACTGGGTGCTCAAAGATCAGCCGAAAAGAACCCGCATCATGTCATTGAAAAATGCCTATCATGGCGTGAACTTAGGTGGTACATCTCTAAATGGAATGCCTGTTTTTAAAATGAATTACGGGCCATTATTGGAACAATGTAATCAAATTGAATCCCCTTGGTTGTATCGTAATCCGTGGAATTGCGAAGATCCAGATGAGTTGGCGCGCTTGGTAGTTGACCAGTTTGAACGTGAAATTTTATATTATGGCGCAGATACCGTTGCAGCCTTTATTGCAGAGCCCGTTCAAGGTGCAGGCGGTATTATTGTGCCACCTGAAAAATTTTGGCCATCCCTCAGAAAACTCTGTGATAAATATGAAATTTTACTCATCGCAGATGAAGTCATCACTGGCTTTGGTCGCTCAGGCCATATGTTCGGCTCACGTGGCTGGGGAGTTAAACCTGACATCATGGTATTGGCAAAAGGTCTGACTTCCGGTTATGTTCCGTTGTCTGCCACGCTGTTAAATACACGCATTGAACAAGCATTCCATGACAACAACGACCATAAAGGCTTGTTTATGCACGGCTATACCTATGGTGGGCATCCACTTGGTTGTGCAGCTGCACTGGCGGTATTGGATATTGTTGAAAAAGAAAATCTTCCAGAAAATGCAGCAAAAATGGGGCAATATTTACTCACGGAACTGAAAAAACTCGAAGCGCAATATCCTCTAATTGGTGAAGTCCGTGGCAAAGGCTTAATGATTGCACTCGATTTGGTTAAAGATAAAAATAGTCGCGAACCGATTGATGCAGAAGGTGATATTGCCGCACGCCTCACAGAAGCCTGTCGCAGTGCCGGTGCGGTGATTCGCCCGATTGGCACCAAACTCTGTTTAGCGCCACCACTGACGATTGATCAAGCGGGTTGTGATGTGCTGATTAATGCGTTGAAATCGGCCTTTGATCAAGTCCAAGCTTAG
- a CDS encoding helix-turn-helix domain-containing protein: MTQQNQTTQFGYQSHSNINNLSLHTTLINEWDFLYHQVSSGKFTSQLNSFWLDEIGIYEEHLSPCIFQQGKAKDDVVCIGVFRRIQQPVLWMGEAIDENDIICIYPNNEVIIKTPEDSLFYALHFPLNLLMELEEQSLNSKMHTLKNKKLNIQLYQKMMEMITVIQRSTQLKLTDLARSYLKSDLIDLAYRYIHAGQKNKQIEPQAKIKANQVVKYLIHYLIEHRDQPISLDKCCELTQMSKRTLQNYFEAVTGQSPSLFLKYWRLNGVRRMLQQAKAQISIGDAAGYWGFWHLSQFATDYKRLFGETPTETLLMR, encoded by the coding sequence ATGACACAACAAAATCAAACGACCCAGTTTGGCTACCAGTCACATTCCAATATCAATAATCTTTCTTTGCATACCACCCTCATCAATGAATGGGACTTTCTCTACCATCAGGTCTCTTCAGGAAAATTTACCAGTCAACTGAATAGTTTCTGGCTAGATGAGATTGGGATCTATGAAGAACACCTTTCACCTTGTATTTTTCAGCAAGGCAAAGCCAAAGACGATGTGGTCTGCATTGGTGTATTTAGACGTATTCAGCAACCAGTTTTATGGATGGGGGAAGCCATTGATGAAAATGATATTATTTGTATCTACCCCAACAATGAAGTCATCATCAAGACGCCTGAAGACTCTCTATTTTATGCCTTACACTTCCCTTTAAATCTCTTAATGGAACTCGAAGAACAATCACTCAACAGCAAGATGCATACCCTAAAAAATAAAAAATTAAATATTCAGCTCTATCAGAAGATGATGGAAATGATTACCGTGATTCAACGCAGTACGCAGCTAAAACTGACCGATCTGGCACGTAGCTACCTAAAGTCAGACCTGATTGATTTGGCCTATCGTTATATTCATGCCGGGCAAAAAAATAAACAAATTGAACCGCAGGCAAAAATTAAAGCCAATCAAGTGGTGAAATACCTGATCCATTATTTGATTGAACATCGAGATCAACCGATTTCACTGGATAAATGCTGTGAGCTCACCCAGATGTCGAAACGCACCCTACAAAATTATTTTGAAGCAGTCACAGGCCAAAGCCCCTCTTTGTTTCTAAAATATTGGCGCCTTAATGGGGTGCGTCGCATGTTGCAGCAAGCCAAAGCTCAGATTTCAATTGGTGATGCTGCTGGCTATTGGGGCTTTTGGCATTTATCGCAATTCGCGACAGACTACAAACGACTGTTTGGTGAGACACCAACGGAAACTTTGTTGATGCGGTAG
- a CDS encoding fimbrial protein has product MKKLGLMAVLSIAGITTAQAADGTITINGLVTDKTCDIVTPAGKDFTVTLPTVSKQTLANLGDVAGRTPFQIKLNKCSLGKVATYFEPGSTVDFNTGRLLNQDNTGAKNVDVQLLGSNNQVISILAGSGPGGAQANSQWVDVAEGAGADLNYYAEYFATDAASAGIVKTQVQYTIIYQ; this is encoded by the coding sequence ATGAAAAAACTTGGCTTAATGGCTGTTCTTTCAATTGCTGGTATTACAACTGCACAAGCTGCAGATGGCACCATCACAATTAATGGTTTAGTAACAGATAAAACTTGCGATATCGTAACCCCTGCAGGTAAAGACTTTACTGTTACATTACCAACTGTTTCTAAACAAACACTCGCAAATCTTGGTGATGTTGCAGGCCGTACGCCATTCCAAATTAAACTTAATAAATGCTCTCTTGGTAAAGTTGCAACCTATTTTGAACCAGGTTCAACGGTAGACTTCAATACAGGTCGTTTATTAAATCAAGATAATACTGGTGCTAAGAACGTTGACGTTCAACTGCTTGGTAGCAACAACCAAGTCATTTCAATCCTTGCAGGTTCAGGTCCTGGTGGCGCTCAAGCAAACTCACAATGGGTTGATGTCGCTGAAGGTGCTGGGGCAGATTTAAATTACTATGCAGAATACTTTGCTACAGATGCAGCTTCAGCAGGTATTGTGAAAACTCAAGTGCAGTACACCATTATTTATCAATAA
- a CDS encoding fimbrial biogenesis chaperone → MRLNNRKFPLGISFLLAMTAAISHAEIILHGTRVIYPSDAREVSLQLSNNGSNPALVQAWIDNGDPKSLPSQSKVPFMITPPISRVEASRGQTLRITALPSATALNQQQETVLWLNVIDIPPKPSSNGGTAAPDNFVQLAIRSRIKFFYRPASIKDDVNTAPDKLQWVKSGQNLIINNPTPFHQTLIAIYQSSDDKKVDLLPQGLMLKPFSEESVSLKTNKLQNMSFIYINDYGGRIEQEIKLQ, encoded by the coding sequence ATGAGATTAAATAATCGTAAATTTCCACTTGGAATTTCCTTTTTACTGGCGATGACTGCTGCTATATCTCATGCCGAAATTATTCTTCATGGCACACGCGTTATTTATCCATCAGATGCACGTGAAGTCAGTTTACAACTGAGCAACAATGGTTCGAATCCTGCACTGGTACAAGCTTGGATTGACAATGGTGATCCTAAAAGCTTACCAAGCCAATCGAAAGTACCTTTCATGATTACGCCTCCAATTTCTCGCGTAGAAGCAAGCAGAGGTCAAACCCTTCGTATTACGGCCTTACCAAGTGCTACGGCCTTAAATCAACAACAAGAAACCGTACTCTGGCTGAATGTGATTGATATACCGCCAAAACCATCTTCAAATGGCGGAACCGCAGCCCCAGATAACTTCGTACAACTTGCGATTCGTTCGCGCATCAAATTCTTCTATCGTCCCGCATCAATCAAAGATGATGTCAATACCGCACCTGACAAACTGCAGTGGGTGAAATCGGGGCAAAATTTGATAATCAATAATCCAACGCCTTTTCATCAAACATTGATTGCAATCTATCAATCTAGTGATGACAAAAAAGTAGATCTCCTTCCTCAAGGTTTAATGCTTAAACCCTTTTCTGAAGAGAGCGTCTCCCTTAAAACCAACAAGCTTCAAAATATGAGCTTTATTTATATCAATGATTATGGTGGCCGAATTGAACAGGAAATCAAGCTTCAATAA
- a CDS encoding fimbria/pilus outer membrane usher protein yields MSSRCLPSKFLKRYVRFYLAFGVFTISMPCLVHAEDTAAPTKVEAEFDSVFLIGGDDVQQIDMSRFKYGNPVLAGEYNLDIYVNGQWFGKRRMLFKNLDAQKNAVTCFTESTLLEYGVNKEALIRATHPQQDGCYQIEEWINQAFYEFDTSRIRMDISIPQVALQQNAQGYVDPSIWDRGVNAGFLSYSGSAYKNFSQSNDHGETTNAFMGINAGLNLASWQLRHNGQWQWQDHPTVNQAKSKYESTSTYLQRAFPQYRGVLSIGDSFSNGEVFDSFGYRGVDFSSDDRMLPNSMIGYAPRIRGNAKTNAKVEVHQQGQLIYQTTVAPGNFEINDLYPTGFGGELDVSVIEANGEVQKFSIPYASVVQMLRPGLNRYSVTVGEFRDRDIDLHPWVVQAKYQQGLNNYLTGYSGLQAAEDYTAILLGAAVATPVGAVSLDITHSNADFKRSSAQSGQSFRLSYSKLISATDTNLTLAAYRYSTENFYKLRDAIQVRDLENKGINTYAVGGQRSEFQITLNQGLPNGFGNLYMLGSWVDYWNRGESSTQYQIGYSNNYHGLTYGLSAAKRQIEYGSKTTSNDTEYLMTLSFPLNFKKQSVNVNVSASQHDRTVGINSSVTDRFSYGASFAHQDYNNPSFNTNARYRTNYTTVGGAYSIADGYQQAMLSLSGNIVAHAQGVLFGAEQGQTMVLVYAPDAAGAKVSNTTGLSINKAGYAVVPYVTPYRLNDITLDPQEMSTDVELEETSQRIAPFAGAIAKVDFSTKTGYAIFIESKTTANEDLPFAAEVFNQSNEVVGIVAQGSMIYLRTPLAQGQLTVKWGKGDQNQCQVEYDLSAQVQAKATKSQQNMFTTEAICK; encoded by the coding sequence ATGTCAAGTCGGTGCCTTCCTTCTAAATTTTTAAAACGCTATGTACGTTTTTATCTTGCATTTGGTGTGTTTACCATAAGCATGCCTTGCCTAGTTCACGCTGAAGATACAGCAGCACCAACCAAGGTTGAAGCCGAATTTGATTCTGTTTTTCTTATTGGTGGCGATGATGTACAGCAAATAGATATGAGCCGCTTTAAATATGGCAATCCTGTTCTGGCGGGTGAGTACAACCTTGATATCTACGTTAATGGCCAATGGTTTGGCAAACGTCGTATGTTATTTAAAAACCTTGACGCACAAAAAAATGCGGTCACCTGTTTTACCGAAAGCACTTTATTAGAGTATGGCGTAAATAAAGAAGCACTGATTCGAGCTACGCATCCACAACAAGATGGCTGTTATCAAATTGAAGAATGGATCAATCAGGCATTCTATGAATTTGATACCTCACGCATTCGTATGGATATTTCCATTCCGCAAGTTGCGTTACAACAAAATGCACAAGGTTATGTTGATCCAAGTATTTGGGATCGGGGCGTGAATGCTGGCTTTTTATCTTATAGTGGGAGTGCCTATAAGAACTTTAGTCAATCAAATGATCATGGTGAAACGACCAATGCCTTTATGGGAATTAATGCTGGACTCAACTTAGCCAGTTGGCAACTACGACATAATGGTCAATGGCAGTGGCAAGATCATCCGACAGTAAATCAAGCCAAATCAAAATATGAGTCAACCAGCACCTATTTACAACGTGCCTTCCCACAGTATCGTGGTGTGCTTAGCATAGGTGATAGTTTTAGTAATGGTGAGGTTTTTGACTCTTTTGGCTACCGCGGAGTAGACTTTTCTAGCGATGACCGTATGCTGCCAAATAGTATGATCGGTTATGCACCACGGATACGTGGCAATGCCAAGACCAATGCCAAAGTTGAAGTTCACCAACAAGGTCAACTGATTTATCAAACCACGGTTGCACCAGGTAACTTTGAAATTAATGACCTCTACCCTACAGGTTTTGGCGGTGAACTTGATGTGTCAGTCATTGAAGCCAATGGTGAAGTCCAAAAATTTTCAATCCCTTATGCTTCTGTTGTACAAATGCTCCGACCTGGCTTAAACCGTTACTCCGTAACTGTTGGTGAGTTTCGTGACCGCGATATTGACCTTCATCCTTGGGTGGTGCAGGCCAAATATCAACAGGGTTTGAATAACTATCTAACCGGTTATAGTGGTTTACAAGCAGCCGAAGACTATACCGCGATTTTGTTAGGTGCCGCAGTTGCCACCCCAGTCGGTGCCGTTTCCTTGGATATTACCCATTCAAATGCTGACTTTAAAAGAAGTAGTGCCCAGTCAGGACAAAGCTTTCGACTCAGTTATAGTAAATTGATTTCAGCGACCGACACCAACCTAACATTAGCAGCTTATCGCTATTCCACCGAAAACTTTTATAAACTACGTGATGCAATACAGGTTCGCGATCTTGAAAATAAAGGGATCAATACCTACGCTGTCGGTGGTCAACGTAGTGAATTTCAAATTACCTTAAACCAAGGTCTTCCCAATGGTTTTGGTAATTTATACATGCTCGGCTCTTGGGTTGATTACTGGAACCGAGGTGAAAGCAGCACACAATATCAGATTGGCTATAGCAATAACTATCATGGTCTTACCTATGGTTTATCAGCAGCCAAACGCCAAATTGAATATGGCTCAAAGACGACCAGCAATGATACTGAATACTTAATGACCCTGTCATTCCCACTGAACTTTAAAAAGCAGTCGGTCAATGTCAATGTCAGTGCAAGTCAGCATGATCGTACTGTAGGAATTAATAGTTCTGTTACAGATCGCTTTAGTTACGGTGCATCATTCGCACATCAAGATTATAACAACCCATCCTTTAACACCAATGCACGTTATCGTACCAATTATACGACTGTAGGCGGTGCTTATAGCATTGCAGATGGGTACCAACAAGCCATGCTCAGCCTCAGCGGCAACATTGTTGCACATGCGCAAGGCGTACTCTTCGGTGCAGAACAAGGCCAAACCATGGTCTTGGTTTATGCACCCGATGCAGCAGGTGCCAAAGTCTCAAACACAACAGGACTAAGCATCAATAAAGCGGGTTATGCCGTTGTCCCTTATGTAACCCCTTATCGTCTCAATGACATCACACTAGATCCACAAGAAATGTCGACTGATGTCGAATTAGAAGAAACCAGCCAACGTATCGCACCATTTGCAGGAGCAATTGCAAAAGTAGATTTCTCCACCAAAACTGGCTATGCAATATTCATTGAAAGTAAAACGACAGCAAATGAAGACTTACCATTTGCTGCTGAAGTCTTCAATCAAAGCAATGAGGTCGTCGGAATTGTTGCGCAAGGTAGTATGATTTACCTACGTACTCCACTCGCTCAGGGACAATTAACCGTAAAATGGGGTAAGGGCGATCAGAATCAATGTCAGGTTGAATATGATCTAAGCGCACAAGTTCAAGCTAAAGCTACGAAGTCACAGCAAAATATGTTTACGACTGAGGCAATATGCAAATGA
- a CDS encoding fimbrial protein, whose product MKKTLISAVVLAGSLGLYTEAYATCTQIQPFTTLDISMAVGRVVVRPSDAIGKVLVKRTFPINTNGSQYNCDKSGGTLEAVLTQNYPLSPSGGDSVYSTNIPGIGIRLYREAINASNFSGYYPYARPTATNTNYFLADGYFVVEIIKTAAETGSGTLVPGRYSRYNIKGSSTTPWLTSTVYGNAITIASSSCEIQGSINRTIVLPTVNTAGFKGVGSTQGEQPFDMNILCNGGKNPTGYEEKNQISLTYDYSTEGSNNSVLQNTAPVAEKAKGVAIQLLWNYQGKNDVIKKGDKLVLGTLNSGTSITYNVPMTARYYQSAAKMTAGKVKAQATMMINYD is encoded by the coding sequence ATGAAAAAAACACTCATCAGTGCTGTGGTATTGGCAGGAAGTTTAGGCCTATACACCGAAGCTTATGCAACATGCACGCAGATACAACCATTCACCACACTTGATATTTCAATGGCTGTGGGGCGGGTCGTGGTACGCCCAAGTGATGCTATCGGTAAAGTTTTAGTGAAAAGAACCTTTCCAATTAATACCAATGGCTCTCAATATAACTGTGATAAGAGTGGGGGGACTTTAGAAGCAGTTTTAACCCAAAACTATCCATTGAGCCCATCAGGTGGTGATAGTGTTTATTCAACCAATATTCCAGGCATTGGGATCCGTTTATATCGTGAAGCTATAAACGCAAGTAACTTCTCAGGATATTACCCTTATGCCCGTCCAACAGCGACCAATACGAATTATTTTCTTGCGGATGGCTATTTCGTCGTTGAAATTATTAAAACAGCAGCGGAAACAGGATCTGGCACCTTAGTTCCAGGCCGTTATAGTCGCTACAATATTAAAGGTAGTTCAACTACACCGTGGTTAACCAGTACCGTTTATGGTAATGCGATTACCATTGCATCCTCCTCCTGTGAAATTCAAGGCAGTATTAATCGGACGATTGTATTACCTACAGTCAACACGGCAGGATTTAAAGGCGTTGGTTCTACCCAAGGAGAACAACCTTTTGACATGAATATATTATGTAATGGTGGCAAAAATCCAACGGGTTATGAAGAAAAAAATCAAATTAGTTTAACTTATGATTATTCTACAGAAGGCAGTAATAATAGTGTGCTGCAAAATACTGCACCAGTCGCAGAAAAAGCCAAAGGGGTCGCTATACAACTGCTTTGGAATTATCAAGGTAAAAACGACGTGATTAAGAAGGGTGACAAGCTTGTTTTAGGTACGCTAAACTCAGGTACATCCATTACATACAATGTGCCAATGACTGCACGTTACTACCAAAGTGCAGCCAAAATGACTGCTGGCAAAGTCAAGGCACAAGCCACCATGATGATTAATTATGATTAA
- a CDS encoding CatB-related O-acetyltransferase has product MQNKHWSQVEYLHETHRNPNIHIKGTSSYYSNAWTGNFEDSVVRYLYGDEYSLKTWEPAWEIDQLYIGSHVCIAAEAVILMGGNHTHRMDWFSLYPFLESITEAYKMKGDTVIGDGAWIGMRAMIMPGVTIGEGAVIASGSIVSKDVAPYSIVAGNPAKWMKNRFSDEVIAQLLALNLYDLSHEQFKQLQPFLTQQDMPALMATYAELIG; this is encoded by the coding sequence ATGCAGAATAAACATTGGTCTCAAGTCGAATATTTGCATGAGACCCATCGAAATCCCAATATTCATATTAAGGGAACGTCTAGTTATTACAGCAATGCGTGGACAGGCAATTTTGAAGACAGTGTGGTGCGCTATTTGTATGGCGATGAATATAGTCTAAAAACTTGGGAGCCTGCATGGGAAATTGATCAACTTTACATCGGTAGTCACGTCTGTATTGCGGCTGAAGCAGTGATTTTGATGGGAGGCAATCATACCCATCGCATGGACTGGTTTAGCTTGTATCCATTTTTGGAGTCCATCACGGAGGCCTATAAAATGAAAGGCGATACAGTGATTGGTGATGGTGCATGGATTGGTATGCGCGCGATGATTATGCCCGGTGTGACGATTGGCGAAGGTGCGGTGATTGCTTCTGGCAGTATTGTCAGTAAAGATGTGGCACCGTACAGTATCGTGGCAGGTAATCCAGCCAAATGGATGAAAAACCGTTTTTCAGATGAGGTTATTGCACAATTATTGGCGTTGAATTTATACGATTTAAGTCACGAGCAATTTAAGCAATTGCAGCCATTTTTAACCCAACAAGATATGCCAGCTCTTATGGCAACTTATGCTGAATTAATCGGTTAA